CGACGAGGACTGATCCCGCGCAGCCGCGTCGCCCGACCGGCAGGCTCAGGCATGCGCGCCCGGAATCTCGAACGGTACCGTCACGAGCTCGGATGGAAGGACGCCCCGCTGCTCGAAGCGGCCGCAGCCGCGACCGGCGCTCAACCGGCAGTGGCGTGCGGCGACCTCGAGTCGCTCTCCCGTGAGGCCGCCGGCTGCACCCGCTGCCGCCTCGCCGAGCAGCGCCGCAGCGTGGTCTTCGGCGAGGGCGATCCCCGCGCCCCCCTGATGTTCGTCGGCGAGGGCCCGGGGGCCGAGGAGGACCGCACCGGCCGGCCTTTCGTCGGCCAGGCCGGGGCCTTGCTCGACGCGATGATCCTCGCGCTCGGCCTCGAGCGGCGGCAGGTCTACATCGCCAACGTCGTCAAGTGCCGGCCGCCGG
The nucleotide sequence above comes from Thermoanaerobaculales bacterium. Encoded proteins:
- a CDS encoding uracil-DNA glycosylase, translated to MRARNLERYRHELGWKDAPLLEAAAAATGAQPAVACGDLESLSREAAGCTRCRLAEQRRSVVFGEGDPRAPLMFVGEGPGAEEDRTGRPFVGQAGALLDAMILALGLERRQVYIANVVKCRPPGNRDPQDDEVAACAPYLDRQIALIRPRVIVALGKPAARRLTGSTAPISALRGRWASYLGIPVLPTFHPAYLLRTPLAKREVWQDLKAVRRRLESDAPAR